One genomic segment of Anaerobacillus alkaliphilus includes these proteins:
- a CDS encoding helix-turn-helix domain-containing protein: MEESIWGRRIRAFRKLKGYTQEQLASELGLSVSVLGEIERGNRVPSEDLINQISLVLNVRKEDLSSIN; the protein is encoded by the coding sequence ATGGAAGAGTCCATTTGGGGAAGAAGAATTAGAGCGTTTCGAAAGCTAAAGGGGTACACTCAAGAACAACTTGCTTCAGAGTTAGGTTTATCTGTATCTGTTCTTGGAGAAATCGAACGTGGGAATCGTGTCCCCTCTGAAGATCTTATTAACCAGATATCCTTAGTTTTAAATGTCAGAAAAGAAGATCTGAGTTCAATAAATTAA
- the folK gene encoding 2-amino-4-hydroxy-6-hydroxymethyldihydropteridine diphosphokinase, whose translation MKLNKVYLSLGSNIGDRYKFLQYGVKSLKDHVNVSIKSCSSIYETSPIGFIDQADFLNMVIEIETSFTPLELLRITQEIQQKAGREFNVRWGPRTLDLDILLYNQENIEMDELNIPHPRMFDRGFVIIPLKEIAPSLYFQSMGKTIEQVYQELLDKEGVRLWKSPFGEEELERFES comes from the coding sequence ATGAAGCTAAATAAGGTTTATCTTTCTTTAGGGTCAAATATCGGTGATCGCTACAAATTTTTACAATACGGAGTAAAGAGCTTAAAAGATCATGTAAATGTTTCCATAAAAAGTTGTTCTTCAATTTATGAAACATCTCCAATTGGTTTCATTGATCAAGCTGATTTTTTAAATATGGTTATTGAAATAGAGACATCTTTTACACCTCTTGAGCTTTTGAGAATTACCCAAGAGATTCAACAAAAAGCTGGAAGAGAATTTAATGTTCGCTGGGGTCCTCGAACATTAGATCTTGACATTTTGCTATATAATCAAGAAAATATTGAGATGGATGAATTAAATATTCCGCACCCTAGAATGTTTGATCGAGGATTTGTTATTATTCCTTTAAAGGAAATTGCTCCAAGTCTTTACTTTCAATCTATGGGGAAAACAATAGAGCAAGTGTATCAAGAATTATTAGATAAAGAAGGTGTTCGGTTATGGAAGAGTCCATTTGGGGAAGAAGAATTAGAGCGTTTCGAAAGCTAA
- the folB gene encoding dihydroneopterin aldolase — protein MDKIYLNQMQFYGYHGVFSEETKLGQRYIVDVILETNLKEAGRTDDLNQTINYAEIFDVVKMVVEGPPYKLVEAVAEEIAKQILQRFILVNACTVKVIKPNPPIVGHYHSVAVEIVRNRNEAK, from the coding sequence ATGGATAAAATTTATTTAAATCAAATGCAGTTTTATGGATACCATGGAGTATTTTCGGAGGAGACCAAATTAGGACAAAGGTATATAGTTGACGTTATCCTCGAAACTAACCTTAAAGAAGCTGGAAGAACAGATGATCTGAACCAAACGATAAATTACGCAGAAATCTTTGATGTGGTGAAAATGGTAGTAGAAGGTCCTCCATACAAGTTAGTTGAGGCAGTAGCTGAAGAAATCGCTAAGCAAATTTTGCAACGTTTCATACTGGTAAATGCCTGTACGGTTAAAGTAATTAAACCAAATCCACCGATTGTTGGTCACTATCACTCTGTTGCTGTTGAAATAGTGAGGAATAGAAATGAAGCTAAATAA
- the folP gene encoding dihydropteroate synthase, producing MHELDFSKKTLIMGILNITPDSFSDGGKYTDLDLAVSRAIRMVEEGADIIDIGGESTRPGAEKVSEEEELRRVIPIIQAVSNVVDIPISIDTYKYEVAKRAIEAGATIINDVWGAKAEPKIADLAAIHKLPIVLTHNRDNRRYTSFFEDVISDLKESISLCEQAGVEDDKIILDPGIGFAKNYQQNIEVMQNLDKIVQLGYPVLLGTSRKSVVGTALDLPPKERLEGTQATVCFGITKGCHIMRVHDVLEISRSAQMMDILMGKVVVDG from the coding sequence ATGCATGAATTAGACTTTTCTAAAAAAACTTTAATAATGGGTATCCTAAACATAACTCCAGATTCCTTTTCCGATGGTGGGAAATATACTGATCTAGACTTGGCAGTTTCTAGGGCAATTAGAATGGTAGAGGAAGGTGCTGATATTATTGATATTGGTGGCGAATCGACAAGACCAGGAGCTGAAAAGGTAAGTGAAGAAGAAGAGTTAAGGCGAGTAATACCGATTATTCAAGCTGTATCAAATGTCGTCGATATTCCTATTTCTATCGATACGTATAAATATGAAGTGGCAAAACGAGCCATTGAAGCAGGGGCTACAATTATTAATGATGTCTGGGGCGCAAAGGCAGAACCGAAAATTGCGGACTTAGCTGCTATACATAAGTTACCGATTGTCTTAACGCACAATCGTGACAATCGTAGGTACACGTCATTTTTTGAAGATGTAATTTCTGACCTAAAAGAGAGTATCTCTTTATGTGAACAAGCTGGGGTAGAAGACGACAAGATTATTCTAGACCCTGGCATCGGCTTTGCAAAAAATTATCAGCAAAACATTGAGGTTATGCAAAACTTAGATAAGATTGTTCAGTTAGGTTATCCAGTATTGCTTGGAACCTCAAGAAAATCAGTTGTAGGTACCGCTTTAGACTTACCACCTAAAGAACGTCTTGAAGGTACCCAAGCTACGGTTTGCTTTGGCATTACAAAGGGTTGTCACATTATGAGAGTACATGACGTGCTAGAGATATCTCGATCAGCTCAAATGATGGATATATTAATGGGAAAGGTAGTAGTTGATGGATAA
- the pabC gene encoding aminodeoxychorismate lyase yields MFIYINGEFIEENEARISPFDHGFLYGVGVFETFRIYNGHPFLLDDHFQRLVSSLRELNIHYSMDKEQILQILNRLLLLNNLTDAYVRFNISAGEAPIGLQTEAYVKPNVIIFMKPLNAPLAREKKAVLLNTVRNTPEGEIRYKSHHYLNNIFGKREAPAFDTEGIFLTKEGFLAEGVVSNLFWVKNGQVFTPSVQTGILNGITRRFVMSILKLNKISCREGFYKKNELLEADEIFVTNSIQEVVAITVVDNQRLTAENNLTKFLQDIYSKYTKQNVRTIKELERG; encoded by the coding sequence ATGTTTATATATATAAATGGAGAATTTATTGAAGAAAATGAGGCAAGAATTTCTCCTTTTGACCATGGTTTTTTATATGGGGTAGGCGTATTTGAAACATTCCGGATTTACAATGGTCATCCATTTCTTTTGGATGACCATTTTCAGCGATTAGTTAGTAGTTTACGGGAGTTAAACATACACTACTCAATGGACAAGGAGCAAATTTTACAAATATTAAATCGGCTTTTATTATTGAATAACCTTACTGATGCTTATGTTCGATTTAATATTTCTGCTGGTGAAGCACCAATTGGCTTACAAACTGAAGCGTATGTAAAGCCCAACGTGATTATATTTATGAAACCGCTTAATGCACCTTTGGCTCGTGAAAAAAAAGCAGTACTTTTGAATACAGTAAGAAATACACCTGAAGGGGAGATACGTTATAAGTCTCACCATTACCTTAATAATATTTTTGGGAAGAGAGAAGCTCCGGCATTTGATACAGAAGGGATCTTTCTTACAAAAGAAGGGTTTCTAGCTGAAGGTGTTGTTTCTAACCTATTTTGGGTGAAGAATGGACAAGTATTTACACCTTCAGTACAGACAGGAATATTAAACGGAATAACAAGAAGATTTGTCATGAGTATACTCAAGTTAAATAAAATTTCTTGTAGGGAAGGCTTTTATAAAAAAAATGAGTTATTAGAAGCTGATGAAATCTTTGTTACCAATTCAATTCAAGAAGTAGTAGCTATCACCGTTGTAGACAATCAAAGACTTACTGCTGAAAACAATTTAACAAAATTTCTGCAAGACATTTATAGTAAATATACAAAGCAGAACGTTCGTACGATAAAGGAGCTAGAAAGGGGTTAA